A region of Micromonospora sp. WMMD882 DNA encodes the following proteins:
- a CDS encoding ABC transporter ATP-binding protein → MSTGAATRPSADLPPGREALLTVRGLRVAFPTAAGGQMVAVDGVDLTLGRSEILGVVGESGSGKSLTALSLLRMVPPPGTTNGTVTFDGRDLLSLSGRELRTVRGARIAMVFQNPLAALNPVIRVGDQLVEAMLTHGRYTAAQARTRARELLELVGIPDAGARLRDFPHQFSGGMRQRIVIAMAVSNDPEVIIADEPTTALDVTIQAQVLDLLVKINRELGTAIVLISHNLGVVARACDRLLVMYGGRIVEQGTTADVFANPRHPYTRALLAAVPRLDSPPGGLTAIPGQPASISDRPAVGCRFAPRCAHADDRCRADEPPQAELPDRHLVACWKPEAATAAGAVDGAALTTAGTGTPLLELRDVSKEFRAGRLVGWRGRGTVSAVDSVSLTLGRAETLGLVGESGCGKSTLARLAMGIDQPTRGTVHFDGVDVTAPGARRAAGLHRKAQIVFQDPKASLNPWMTAGELVGEPLRVQRISSGRDRDELVGQALERVGLRSADASRYPGEFSGGQLQRIAIARALVLDPSLVVCDEPVSALDVSIQAQVVNLLSELQNTLGLSYLFVAHDLAVVRAVSHRVAVMYLGRIVELAPAEQLYAEPLHPYTAALISAAPVPDPVVERTRKYVTLPGDLPSPLRPPPGCRFHTRCPIGPTARPGRDICRTASPPLRQQAPGRFAACHFAGELHRIGVDPAPSTSTEVGG, encoded by the coding sequence ATGAGCACCGGGGCCGCCACCCGTCCGTCCGCCGACCTGCCGCCCGGCAGGGAAGCCCTGCTGACCGTACGCGGACTGCGAGTCGCCTTTCCCACCGCGGCGGGTGGGCAGATGGTCGCGGTCGACGGCGTCGACCTCACGTTGGGTCGGAGCGAGATCCTCGGGGTGGTCGGTGAGTCCGGCTCGGGCAAGTCGCTGACCGCGCTCTCCCTGCTGCGGATGGTGCCGCCACCGGGAACGACCAACGGCACGGTCACCTTCGACGGCCGGGACCTGCTCTCCCTGTCCGGCCGTGAGCTGCGCACGGTGCGGGGCGCCCGGATCGCCATGGTGTTCCAGAATCCGTTGGCCGCGCTGAACCCGGTGATCCGGGTGGGTGACCAACTGGTCGAGGCGATGCTCACGCACGGCAGGTACACCGCCGCCCAGGCGCGGACGCGGGCGCGGGAGCTGCTGGAGCTGGTAGGTATCCCCGACGCCGGCGCTCGGCTGCGCGACTTTCCCCACCAGTTCTCGGGTGGGATGCGGCAGCGGATCGTGATCGCGATGGCGGTCAGCAACGACCCTGAGGTGATCATCGCCGACGAGCCGACCACCGCGCTGGACGTGACGATCCAGGCCCAGGTGCTGGACCTCCTGGTGAAGATCAACCGCGAGCTGGGCACCGCCATCGTGCTGATCTCACACAACCTCGGCGTGGTGGCGCGGGCCTGCGACCGGTTGCTGGTCATGTACGGCGGACGGATCGTGGAACAGGGCACCACCGCCGACGTCTTCGCCAACCCGCGGCACCCGTACACCAGGGCCCTGCTGGCGGCGGTCCCCCGGCTGGACAGTCCGCCCGGTGGACTCACCGCGATCCCCGGTCAACCCGCCAGCATCTCCGACCGGCCGGCGGTCGGCTGCCGGTTCGCTCCCCGCTGCGCCCACGCCGACGACCGGTGCCGCGCCGACGAGCCGCCGCAGGCGGAACTGCCGGACCGACACCTGGTGGCCTGCTGGAAGCCGGAGGCGGCGACCGCCGCCGGCGCGGTCGACGGCGCCGCGCTCACCACGGCTGGGACCGGGACGCCCCTGCTGGAGCTACGCGACGTCAGCAAGGAGTTCCGGGCCGGCCGGCTGGTCGGGTGGCGCGGTCGGGGCACGGTGAGCGCGGTCGACAGCGTGTCGTTGACGCTCGGGCGCGCGGAGACCCTCGGCCTGGTCGGCGAGTCCGGCTGCGGCAAGAGCACCCTGGCCCGGTTGGCCATGGGCATCGACCAGCCCACCCGGGGTACGGTCCACTTCGACGGCGTCGACGTCACCGCGCCCGGCGCCCGGCGCGCCGCCGGCCTGCACCGCAAGGCGCAGATCGTCTTCCAGGACCCGAAGGCGAGCCTGAACCCCTGGATGACCGCGGGCGAGTTGGTGGGCGAGCCGCTTCGGGTGCAGCGGATCAGCTCGGGCCGGGATCGCGACGAGCTGGTGGGGCAGGCCCTGGAACGGGTCGGACTGCGCTCCGCCGACGCGAGCCGCTATCCGGGCGAGTTCTCCGGCGGCCAGTTGCAGCGCATCGCCATCGCTCGGGCACTCGTGCTCGACCCGTCCCTGGTGGTCTGCGACGAGCCGGTCTCCGCGCTCGACGTGTCGATCCAGGCGCAGGTGGTGAACCTGTTGTCCGAGCTGCAGAACACGCTCGGCCTGTCGTACCTGTTCGTCGCGCACGACCTGGCGGTGGTACGCGCCGTCAGTCACCGGGTGGCGGTGATGTACCTGGGTCGGATCGTGGAGCTCGCCCCGGCGGAGCAGTTGTACGCCGAGCCGCTGCACCCGTACACGGCGGCGCTCATCTCCGCCGCGCCGGTGCCGGACCCGGTGGTCGAACGGACCCGGAAGTACGTCACCCTCCCCGGCGACCTGCCGAGCCCGCTGCGGCCCCCACCCGGCTGCCGGTTCCACACCCGCTGCCCGATCGGCCCGACGGCCCGGCCGGGTCGTGACATCTGCCGTACGGCGTCGCCGCCGTTGCGGCAGCAGGCGCCGGGGCGCTTCGCCGCCTGCCACTTCGCCGGGGAGCTGCACCGGATCGGCGTCGACCCTGCCCCCTCCACATCGACCGAGGTAGGAGGCTGA
- a CDS encoding GntR family transcriptional regulator: protein MLAELPPIDRVGDHPLYLQVKSALQAVIDGGGLPHGARMPSESAVAGHYGVSRHVVRQALERLVTEGRLTARHGAGYFVNHRRIHLVLPSLTSFSEAMRTAGVAAELRVVEQGFEESTPELRRKLDTPRARRLYRLLRVGTAGDEPLVLIEAWYPSRVARVVDHRMIEETGVYQQLKAAGLRPARAENELRVSFVDPPVASLLGLPWGSPVIVTHSLTFDQDDRPMEFVRELYRADRFVFDYGSNSERRPRP from the coding sequence ATGTTGGCTGAGCTGCCGCCGATCGACCGGGTCGGTGACCACCCGCTCTACCTTCAGGTCAAGTCCGCGCTGCAGGCCGTCATCGACGGCGGTGGGCTCCCGCACGGCGCCCGGATGCCGTCCGAGAGCGCCGTCGCCGGTCACTACGGGGTCAGCCGGCACGTCGTACGACAGGCGCTGGAGCGGCTGGTCACCGAGGGCCGGCTCACCGCCCGGCACGGCGCCGGATACTTCGTCAACCACCGTCGCATCCACCTGGTGCTGCCGTCGTTGACCAGCTTCTCGGAGGCGATGCGGACGGCGGGCGTGGCCGCCGAGCTGCGGGTGGTGGAGCAGGGCTTCGAGGAGAGCACCCCGGAACTGCGCCGGAAGCTGGACACGCCACGGGCGCGTCGGCTGTACCGGCTGCTGCGGGTCGGCACGGCGGGCGACGAGCCGCTGGTGCTGATCGAGGCGTGGTACCCGTCGCGGGTGGCCCGCGTGGTCGACCACCGGATGATCGAGGAGACCGGTGTCTACCAGCAGTTGAAGGCGGCGGGCCTGCGGCCGGCGCGGGCCGAGAACGAGTTGCGGGTGTCCTTCGTGGATCCGCCGGTGGCGTCGTTGCTCGGTCTGCCCTGGGGGAGCCCGGTGATCGTGACCCACAGCCTCACCTTCGACCAGGACGACCGACCGATGGAGTTCGTCCGCGAGCTGTACCGGGCGGACCGCTTCGTCTTCGACTACGGCTCGAACAGCGAACGGAGACCACGACCATGA
- a CDS encoding ABC transporter permease — protein MSDLRSASRPVSPGLTTRLRLALLGRARRPGRRTLVWCAVIAGLWLVLGVGAPLFAPYDPTVVNVTPGNVPPFPPGPEHWFGTDQLGRDMLSRVLYGLRTSILIGVGVRTVVMVVGVLIGYLAAFSPGVARVLLLRATDIMLAFPALLVAMAVTAVLGPSLATLTLALVIIGWPDVARLVYGEALALRERDYVSAARTFGAGRWHVLRLHVLRPMAVQLGVAWSVGIPGAIMYEAGLSFFGFGVQPPMPSLGSLINDGRGYVYAAPWYLVFPTLTLCLLVVSLNLVGEAVARRFATRSSTEQS, from the coding sequence ATGTCTGATCTCCGGAGCGCGTCGCGGCCGGTGTCGCCCGGCCTGACCACCCGCCTGCGGTTGGCCCTCCTGGGCCGCGCCCGCCGGCCGGGCCGACGGACCCTGGTCTGGTGCGCGGTGATCGCCGGGCTGTGGCTCGTGCTCGGGGTGGGAGCGCCGCTGTTCGCCCCGTACGACCCGACCGTCGTGAACGTGACGCCGGGCAACGTGCCGCCGTTCCCGCCCGGGCCGGAGCACTGGTTCGGCACCGACCAGCTCGGTCGGGACATGCTCAGCCGGGTGCTCTACGGGCTGCGCACCTCGATCCTGATCGGGGTCGGCGTACGCACCGTGGTGATGGTGGTCGGCGTGCTCATCGGCTACCTGGCGGCCTTCTCCCCCGGCGTCGCCCGCGTCCTGCTGCTCCGCGCCACCGACATCATGCTGGCGTTCCCGGCCCTCCTGGTGGCGATGGCGGTCACCGCCGTGCTCGGGCCGAGCCTCGCCACGCTGACCCTCGCGCTGGTGATCATCGGCTGGCCGGACGTGGCCCGGCTGGTCTACGGCGAGGCGCTGGCTCTGCGCGAGCGGGACTACGTCTCGGCCGCCCGCACCTTCGGCGCCGGTCGCTGGCACGTCCTGCGGCTGCACGTCCTGCGGCCGATGGCGGTGCAGCTCGGGGTCGCCTGGTCGGTGGGCATTCCGGGCGCGATCATGTACGAGGCCGGGCTGAGCTTCTTCGGCTTCGGCGTCCAACCACCGATGCCGAGCCTGGGCAGCCTGATCAACGATGGGCGCGGCTACGTCTACGCCGCGCCCTGGTACCTGGTCTTCCCCACCCTGACGCTCTGCCTGCTGGTGGTGTCGCTGAACCTGGTGGGTGAGGCGGTCGCCCGTCGCTTCGCCACCCGCAGCTCCACGGAACAGTCGTGA
- a CDS encoding ABC transporter permease produces the protein MNRVLRQLGAIPLLALGVALVAYVLIDALPGDPARVVAGAGADAASVQAVREQLGLDKPAPQRLLEYLGGLLRGDLGTSFQTGRPVLAELLGVFPKTIQLALVAELIALAAGLLIGALAALRGGRFASNTLMTGSAVAVSLPMFALALLLQLVFAQWLGWLPPSGSGGMLSAAIVLPAITCAIPSAGFVARFARASIAGHLNDEHVRTAIAKGVRPGTVARRHVLRVSYGPLISVAAADLSRLLGGVAIVEVIFSWPGAGKYAYDALVHRDLPALQGALLAITIVVLLTNQFAEIAYRLVDPRIGA, from the coding sequence GTGAACAGGGTCCTCCGACAGCTCGGCGCCATCCCGCTGCTCGCGCTCGGGGTCGCCCTGGTGGCGTACGTCCTCATCGACGCGCTGCCAGGCGACCCCGCCCGGGTGGTCGCCGGAGCCGGCGCGGACGCGGCCAGCGTCCAGGCCGTCCGGGAGCAGCTCGGACTGGACAAGCCGGCGCCCCAGCGGTTGCTGGAGTACCTGGGCGGGCTGCTCCGGGGTGACCTCGGCACCAGCTTCCAGACCGGGCGACCGGTCCTGGCGGAGCTGCTCGGCGTCTTCCCGAAGACGATCCAACTGGCCCTGGTCGCCGAGCTGATCGCCCTCGCCGCCGGTCTGCTGATCGGCGCCCTGGCCGCGCTGCGCGGCGGACGCTTCGCCTCGAACACCTTGATGACCGGCTCGGCCGTGGCGGTGTCGCTACCGATGTTCGCGCTGGCCCTGCTGCTGCAACTGGTCTTCGCGCAGTGGCTGGGCTGGTTGCCCCCGTCGGGCAGCGGCGGGATGCTCAGCGCGGCGATCGTGCTGCCGGCGATCACCTGCGCGATTCCGTCGGCCGGGTTCGTCGCGCGGTTCGCCCGCGCCTCGATCGCCGGGCACCTCAACGACGAGCATGTCCGCACCGCCATCGCCAAGGGCGTCCGACCGGGCACGGTGGCCCGCCGGCACGTGCTGCGGGTCTCCTACGGGCCACTGATCTCGGTGGCCGCAGCCGATCTGTCCCGGCTGCTCGGCGGGGTCGCCATCGTCGAAGTGATCTTCAGTTGGCCGGGCGCCGGCAAGTACGCCTACGACGCGCTGGTGCACCGGGACCTGCCGGCGTTGCAGGGGGCCCTGCTCGCCATCACCATCGTCGTGCTGCTCACCAACCAGTTCGCCGAGATCGCCTACCGGCTCGTCGACCCTCGGATCGGTGCCTGA
- a CDS encoding ABC transporter substrate-binding protein, with protein sequence MTPRPLFRTGAAVLLVAALTACSSIEPDTSSGDDSAGPGEPRSGGTLTTFASGDPASLDPALLTGYDQIVIGTNILEGLFRLNTEGNAVEPALAEKAEAGADGRTWTIQLRQTTFTNGDPVTADDVKFSLERVVNPATKSPRAQIIDIVAGATELRTGKADEISGIVVTGERALTVTLTQPYAGFTALLASPQLAIVSERAATENAADFGAKVVSAGPFKLGEWQRNQQLSATANDSYWDGRPYLDTVIWRFVPDENTRMLEFESDSMDITWLPPASYDRYAKDPKWSENLGRAETLHTEMFAINMERQPLGGSKPLRQAICVTVDRAAAVAGLQGRANEAYTLLPEPLEKSPPKPACAADADAAEALVAEAGAPTTPLRLIAPSWSNLTKTLELYQANLKAVGIDVQLNQLEQAQYQQALDQGDFDLAWTYRVPDFIDPDSFITPLVASDRIGFGNAARYRSSQVDNLLTQARSSMDENTRAGLYQQIGDAVLGELAYIPLLHNVYVDIHQPRVGGYVPSAMDAHNYRKTWVAQ encoded by the coding sequence GTGACACCCCGTCCCCTCTTCCGTACCGGCGCGGCCGTCCTGCTCGTCGCCGCGCTGACGGCATGCAGCTCCATCGAACCCGACACCAGCTCCGGCGATGACAGCGCCGGCCCCGGCGAACCCCGCTCCGGCGGCACGCTGACCACCTTCGCCTCGGGCGACCCGGCCAGCCTCGACCCCGCGCTGCTGACCGGCTACGACCAGATCGTCATCGGCACCAACATCCTGGAGGGCCTGTTCCGGCTCAACACCGAAGGCAACGCCGTCGAGCCGGCCCTGGCCGAGAAGGCCGAGGCCGGCGCCGACGGCAGAACCTGGACCATCCAACTGCGGCAGACCACCTTCACCAACGGTGACCCGGTCACCGCCGACGACGTCAAGTTCAGCCTGGAACGGGTGGTGAACCCGGCCACCAAGTCACCCCGGGCGCAGATCATCGACATCGTGGCCGGCGCCACCGAGCTGCGCACCGGCAAGGCCGACGAGATCTCCGGCATCGTGGTGACCGGTGAACGGGCGCTCACCGTCACGCTCACCCAGCCGTACGCCGGCTTCACCGCGCTGCTGGCCAGCCCGCAGTTGGCGATCGTGTCGGAGAGGGCGGCCACCGAGAACGCGGCCGACTTCGGCGCCAAGGTCGTCTCGGCCGGGCCCTTCAAGCTGGGCGAGTGGCAACGCAACCAGCAACTGAGCGCCACCGCCAACGACTCGTACTGGGACGGTCGTCCCTACCTCGACACCGTCATCTGGCGTTTCGTGCCGGACGAGAACACCCGGATGCTCGAGTTCGAGTCGGACAGCATGGACATCACCTGGCTGCCGCCGGCCAGCTACGACCGGTACGCCAAGGACCCGAAGTGGTCGGAGAACCTGGGGCGGGCCGAGACCCTGCACACCGAGATGTTCGCGATCAACATGGAACGCCAGCCGCTCGGCGGGTCCAAGCCGCTGCGTCAGGCGATCTGCGTCACCGTCGACCGGGCCGCCGCGGTCGCCGGTCTGCAGGGACGGGCCAACGAGGCGTACACCCTGCTGCCCGAACCGCTGGAGAAGTCGCCGCCGAAGCCGGCCTGCGCGGCGGACGCCGACGCGGCCGAAGCCCTCGTCGCCGAGGCCGGCGCGCCGACGACACCGCTCCGGCTGATCGCGCCGTCCTGGTCGAACCTGACCAAGACGCTGGAGCTGTACCAGGCCAACCTGAAGGCCGTGGGGATCGACGTCCAGCTCAACCAACTGGAGCAGGCGCAGTACCAGCAGGCTCTCGACCAGGGCGACTTCGACCTGGCCTGGACCTACCGGGTGCCCGACTTCATCGATCCGGACAGCTTCATCACCCCGCTCGTCGCCTCCGACCGGATCGGCTTCGGCAACGCGGCCCGCTACCGCAGCTCCCAGGTGGACAACCTGCTGACGCAGGCCCGCAGCAGCATGGACGAGAACACCCGCGCCGGGCTCTACCAGCAGATCGGCGACGCGGTGCTGGGCGAGCTGGCCTACATCCCGCTGCTGCACAACGTCTACGTCGACATCCACCAGCCGAGGGTCGGCGGGTACGTGCCGTCGGCGATGGACGCGCACAACTACCGCAAGACCTGGGTCGCGCAGTGA
- a CDS encoding SIS domain-containing protein, which produces MTTDLIEPPAAEYGEPNRVSVDDMMYEIAHQSYAVLAAIEVVEEQVARLPEEKLRDARHVYVTGCGDSYFAGIAARMAFHRFAKVPTEPIEALEFARYAADALPDESLVLAISNSGKATRTVEAAARATDVGAFSVAVTGSPTSRLAEVSRHTLNQRVEREGRALTMPSNLEDGAGRPSFGLANYLVSFTTLLLVALRMGRLRGHLSEAEVDEITEQMRAAARAVDQTVEICADPADKLAQRFAEHSDVMIVGGGPAHGMALFYGAKTYELARINGNVQHLEEWAHEQFFLTGSTSELLLLAPPGRSSSRAEEILRTAAALGAHCAVVTVEEAAASFGEAGLVLPVAGNHREELIGIPYVVPGELFATRVAAHRGHDAFEFDSELQYVLNMKTIQESRIYRPQQR; this is translated from the coding sequence TTGACCACCGATCTGATCGAACCGCCGGCCGCCGAGTACGGCGAGCCGAACCGCGTCTCCGTCGACGACATGATGTACGAGATCGCGCACCAGTCGTACGCCGTCCTGGCCGCCATCGAGGTGGTGGAGGAACAGGTCGCCCGGCTGCCCGAGGAGAAGCTGCGCGACGCCCGGCACGTCTACGTCACCGGCTGCGGTGACTCGTACTTCGCCGGAATCGCCGCCCGGATGGCCTTCCACCGTTTCGCGAAGGTGCCCACCGAGCCGATCGAGGCGCTGGAGTTCGCCCGGTACGCGGCCGACGCCCTGCCCGACGAGAGCCTGGTGCTCGCCATCTCCAACTCGGGCAAGGCCACCCGTACCGTCGAGGCGGCGGCCCGGGCGACCGACGTCGGAGCGTTCTCGGTGGCCGTCACCGGCAGCCCGACCAGTCGGCTCGCCGAGGTCTCCCGGCACACCCTCAACCAGCGGGTGGAGCGGGAGGGCCGGGCGCTGACCATGCCGAGCAACCTGGAGGACGGCGCCGGAAGACCCAGCTTCGGCCTGGCCAACTACCTGGTCAGCTTCACCACGCTGCTGCTGGTGGCGCTGCGGATGGGCCGGCTGCGTGGGCACCTGAGCGAAGCCGAGGTCGACGAGATCACCGAACAGATGCGGGCTGCCGCCCGCGCCGTCGACCAGACCGTGGAGATCTGCGCCGACCCGGCGGACAAACTCGCCCAGCGCTTCGCCGAGCACTCCGACGTGATGATCGTCGGCGGTGGGCCGGCGCACGGCATGGCGCTGTTCTACGGTGCCAAGACCTACGAGCTGGCCCGGATCAACGGCAACGTGCAGCACCTGGAGGAGTGGGCGCACGAGCAGTTCTTCCTCACCGGCTCGACCAGCGAGCTGCTGCTGCTCGCGCCGCCCGGACGGTCCAGCAGCCGGGCCGAGGAGATCCTGCGGACCGCCGCCGCGCTCGGCGCGCACTGCGCCGTGGTCACCGTCGAGGAGGCCGCGGCCAGCTTCGGCGAGGCCGGGCTGGTCCTGCCGGTCGCCGGTAACCACCGTGAGGAGCTGATCGGCATCCCGTACGTGGTGCCCGGCGAGCTCTTCGCCACCCGGGTCGCCGCCCACCGGGGGCACGACGCCTTCGAGTTCGACAGCGAGCTGCAGTACGTCCTGAACATGAAAACCATCCAGGAGAGCCGCATCTACCGACCTCAGCAGCGCTGA
- a CDS encoding carbohydrate kinase family protein, translating to MGIEFVVTGNLTIDDVVTADGAISPSQCGGNGVYAAVGAWIWSDSVGLVAGAGADYPTGWLDRIAAAGIDTAGVYRLPETHALRSRVFYRADGSRTDRVAEATLPPEVAALIDLSQDFSAMGSEVHREAWPRYSPAPPQLPASYRRARGAHLAPGPHANLRALAAQLRAADDQTVLTLDWPWWDETGQEFDDELLGLVTAVLPGREELAAWPLRGDAAATLAGLVRRCPVVVVKEGADGCSVHTAPAVRRIGVVPVEPGDPTGAGDAFCGGFLVGLARTGDPVLAAAHGAVSASFVVETFGALSVLEVDRALAEHRLKSLISTLDGGIPS from the coding sequence ATGGGCATCGAATTCGTGGTGACCGGCAACCTGACGATCGACGACGTGGTGACCGCGGACGGCGCCATATCGCCGAGCCAGTGCGGTGGCAACGGCGTGTACGCGGCTGTCGGCGCCTGGATCTGGTCGGATTCGGTCGGACTCGTGGCCGGCGCCGGCGCCGACTACCCGACCGGTTGGCTCGACCGGATCGCCGCCGCCGGGATCGACACCGCGGGGGTCTACCGGCTGCCGGAGACACACGCCCTGCGATCGCGGGTCTTCTACCGGGCCGACGGCTCACGGACCGACCGGGTCGCCGAGGCGACGCTCCCGCCCGAGGTCGCCGCCCTGATCGACCTGTCCCAGGACTTCAGCGCGATGGGCTCCGAGGTGCACCGCGAAGCCTGGCCCCGCTACAGCCCCGCGCCGCCGCAACTGCCCGCGAGCTACCGACGGGCCCGGGGCGCGCATCTCGCGCCGGGCCCGCACGCCAACCTGCGCGCCCTCGCCGCCCAGCTCCGCGCGGCCGACGACCAGACCGTGCTCACCCTCGACTGGCCGTGGTGGGACGAGACCGGGCAGGAGTTCGACGACGAGCTGCTCGGCCTGGTCACCGCCGTGCTGCCGGGGCGGGAGGAGTTGGCCGCCTGGCCGCTGCGGGGGGACGCCGCCGCCACGCTGGCCGGGTTGGTCCGGCGCTGCCCGGTGGTGGTCGTCAAGGAAGGCGCGGACGGCTGCTCGGTGCACACCGCGCCGGCCGTCCGGCGGATCGGAGTGGTGCCGGTCGAGCCCGGTGACCCGACCGGCGCCGGGGACGCCTTCTGCGGTGGTTTCCTCGTCGGTCTGGCCCGCACCGGCGACCCGGTGCTGGCCGCCGCACACGGCGCGGTCTCCGCCTCGTTCGTGGTCGAGACCTTCGGGGCGCTGAGCGTCCTGGAGGTCGACCGGGCCCTGGCCGAGCACCGCCTCAAGAGTCTGATCAGCACCCTGGATGGAGGAATCCCGTCTTGA
- a CDS encoding isochorismatase family cysteine hydrolase, which yields MSSLDYTYENIDKVIDRSTWVAPTLDPDKTMLLVLDMQKACAEPGGAMYIPSIGGAPEGKDVVPPVVNVLEACRAKGIPVVWSLWGLRGDGKDAGYADRKWGLEGQLATFPGSWGNGGDELVDELKPLDDEPVIRKHRFSSFYGTALTEYLRRAGRDTLVVAGLSTGNCQIATAIDGNNQDFKIVVLADTTAAIPASIPGDAEQPLGYGQHWEALRNIQANHGDVRTSVEFLQMIGA from the coding sequence ATGTCTTCGCTCGACTACACCTACGAGAACATCGACAAGGTCATTGACCGGTCGACGTGGGTGGCCCCGACCCTGGACCCCGACAAGACCATGCTGCTGGTGCTGGACATGCAGAAGGCGTGTGCCGAGCCCGGTGGCGCCATGTACATCCCGAGCATCGGCGGCGCTCCGGAGGGCAAGGACGTCGTCCCCCCGGTGGTAAACGTGCTCGAAGCCTGCCGGGCCAAGGGCATCCCGGTCGTCTGGTCGCTGTGGGGCCTGCGCGGCGACGGCAAGGACGCCGGCTACGCCGACCGTAAGTGGGGCCTGGAAGGCCAGTTGGCGACCTTCCCCGGCTCGTGGGGCAACGGTGGCGACGAGTTGGTCGACGAGCTCAAGCCGCTCGACGACGAGCCGGTCATCCGCAAGCACCGGTTCTCCTCGTTCTACGGCACGGCGCTGACCGAGTACCTGCGTCGCGCGGGGCGGGACACCCTCGTCGTGGCGGGCCTGTCCACCGGCAACTGCCAGATCGCCACCGCCATCGACGGCAACAACCAGGACTTCAAGATCGTCGTTCTGGCCGACACCACCGCCGCCATCCCGGCCTCCATCCCCGGTGACGCCGAGCAGCCGCTCGGCTACGGGCAGCACTGGGAGGCCCTGCGCAACATCCAGGCCAACCACGGCGACGTGCGTACCAGCGTCGAGTTCCTCCAGATGATCGGCGCCTGA
- a CDS encoding type 1 glutamine amidotransferase domain-containing protein, with protein sequence MSLSGKRVALLIEDEYQILEGWYPLLRLQEAGADVQVVGSGTKESYDSKEHYPMRADVGAPDVSAADFDAVVIPGGFAPDNMRLHPEMIDLVRDAYESGKLVAAICHGGWMLASAGATKGRKITGYLPIRTDVENAGGTWVDEPVVEDGNVITSRTPVDLPHFGRAIVEYLGRN encoded by the coding sequence ATGTCGCTTTCAGGCAAGCGCGTGGCCCTGCTGATCGAGGACGAGTACCAGATCCTCGAAGGCTGGTACCCCCTCCTGCGCCTGCAGGAGGCCGGCGCGGACGTCCAGGTCGTCGGCAGCGGCACCAAGGAGTCGTACGACAGCAAGGAGCACTACCCGATGCGGGCGGACGTCGGCGCGCCGGACGTGTCCGCCGCCGACTTCGACGCGGTGGTCATTCCCGGCGGGTTCGCTCCCGACAACATGCGTCTGCACCCGGAGATGATCGACCTGGTCCGGGACGCCTACGAGTCGGGCAAGCTCGTCGCCGCGATCTGCCACGGCGGCTGGATGCTCGCCTCGGCCGGCGCGACAAAGGGCAGGAAGATCACCGGCTATCTGCCGATCAGGACCGATGTCGAGAACGCGGGCGGCACCTGGGTCGACGAGCCGGTCGTCGAGGACGGCAACGTCATCACCTCCCGCACGCCGGTCGACCTGCCCCACTTCGGCCGGGCCATCGTCGAGTACCTCGGGCGCAACTGA